In one window of Pseudomonas putida DNA:
- the nusG gene encoding transcription termination/antitermination protein NusG — translation MAKRWYVVHAYSGYEKHVMRSLIERVKLAGMEDGFGEILVPTEEVVEMRNGQKRKSERKFFPGYVLVQMEMNEGTWHLVKDTPRVMGFIGGTADKPAPITDKEAEAILRRVADGSDKPKPKTLFEPGEVVRVIDGPFADFNGSVEEVNYEKSRLQVAVLIFGRSTPVELEFSQVEKV, via the coding sequence GTGGCTAAGCGTTGGTATGTTGTGCATGCTTACTCGGGTTACGAGAAGCATGTCATGCGCTCCCTCATCGAGCGCGTAAAGCTGGCAGGCATGGAAGACGGGTTTGGCGAGATTCTCGTTCCGACCGAAGAAGTCGTCGAAATGCGCAACGGCCAGAAGCGCAAGAGTGAGCGTAAATTCTTCCCGGGCTATGTCCTGGTGCAGATGGAAATGAACGAAGGGACTTGGCACTTGGTCAAGGATACCCCTCGCGTCATGGGTTTCATTGGTGGTACCGCGGACAAGCCCGCGCCGATCACCGATAAAGAGGCAGAAGCTATTCTGCGTCGCGTTGCCGACGGCAGTGACAAGCCGAAGCCGAAGACGCTGTTCGAGCCGGGTGAAGTGGTTCGCGTCATTGACGGTCCATTCGCCGACTTCAACGGTAGCGTCGAAGAGGTTAACTACGAGAAGAGCCGTCTGCAGGTCGCAGTGCTCATTTTCGGTCGCTCTACTCCGGTAGAGCTTGAGTTCAGTCAGGTCGAGAAGGTCTAA
- the rplA gene encoding 50S ribosomal protein L1 produces MAKLTKRQKAIAEKIEAGKAYNFEEAATLLASLPAAKFVESYDIAVNLGVDPRKSDQVVRSATVLPHGTGKTVRVAVFTQGPAAEAALAAGADRVGMDDLAAEMKGGDLNYDVVIASPDAMRVVGQLGQVLGPRGLMPNPKVGTVTPDVATAVKNAKAGQVRYRTDKNGIIHTSVGKIGFEADKLKENVEALIADLKRIKPASSKGIYVKRVTLSTTMGPGLIIDQSSLNV; encoded by the coding sequence ATGGCTAAGCTGACCAAGCGTCAAAAGGCAATCGCCGAGAAAATCGAAGCAGGCAAGGCCTATAACTTCGAAGAGGCCGCTACCCTGCTGGCTTCGCTGCCGGCTGCCAAATTCGTCGAGTCGTACGACATCGCCGTAAACCTCGGTGTTGACCCGCGTAAATCCGACCAGGTCGTTCGTAGCGCTACTGTGCTGCCGCACGGCACTGGCAAGACCGTACGCGTTGCTGTCTTCACCCAGGGGCCCGCTGCCGAGGCCGCTCTGGCTGCCGGCGCTGACCGCGTAGGTATGGACGATCTGGCTGCCGAAATGAAAGGCGGCGACCTGAACTATGACGTCGTCATCGCATCCCCGGATGCCATGCGCGTTGTCGGTCAGCTGGGTCAGGTTCTGGGTCCTCGTGGCCTGATGCCTAACCCGAAAGTCGGTACCGTGACCCCAGACGTAGCCACTGCCGTGAAAAACGCCAAGGCTGGTCAGGTTCGCTACCGTACCGACAAGAACGGTATCATCCATACCTCCGTTGGCAAGATCGGCTTCGAAGCCGACAAGCTGAAGGAAAACGTTGAAGCCCTGATCGCTGATCTGAAGCGTATCAAGCCGGCTTCCTCGAAAGGTATCTACGTCAAGCGCGTTACCCTGAGCACCACCATGGGCCCAGGTCTGATCATCGATCAGAGCTCGCTGAACGTGTAA
- the rpoC gene encoding DNA-directed RNA polymerase subunit beta' yields the protein MKDLLNLLKNQGQVEEFDAIRIGLASPEMIRSWSFGEVKKPETINYRTFKPERDGLFCAKIFGPVKDYECLCGKYKRLKHRGVICEKCGVEVALAKVRRERMAHIELASPVAHIWFLKSLPSRIGLLMDMTLRDIERVLYFESYVVIDPGMTTLEKGQLLNDEQYFEALEEFGDDFDARMGAEAVRELLHAIDLEHEIGRLREEIPQTNSETKIKKLSKRLKLMEAFQGSGNLPEWMVLTVLPVLPPDLRPLVPLDGGRFATSDLNDLYRRVINRNNRLKRLLDLSAPDIIVRNEKRMLQEAVDALLDNGRRGRAITGSNKRPLKSLADMIKGKQGRFRQNLLGKRVDYSGRSVITVGPTLRLHQCGLPKKMALELFKPFIFGKLEMRGLATTIKAAKKMVERELPEVWDVLAEVIREHPVLLNRAPTLHRLGIQAFEPVLIEGKAIQLHPLVCAAYNADFDGDQMAVHVPLTLEAQLEARALMMSTNNILSPANGEPIIVPSQDVVLGLYYMTREAINAKGEGRVFADLQEVDRVFRAGEAALHAKIKVRINETVKDRDGSVTKNTRIVDTTVGRALLFQVVPAGLPYDVVNQPMKKKAISKLINQCYRVVGLKETVIFADQLMYTGFAYSTISGVSIGVNDFVIPDEKARIIGTATDEVKEIESQYASGLVTQGEKYNKVIDLWSKANDEVSKAMMANLSKEKVIDREGKEVEQESFNSMYMMADSGARGSAAQIRQLAGMRGLMAKPDGSIIETPITANFREGLSVLQYFISTHGARKGLADTALKTANSGYLTRRLVDVAQDLVVTEIDCGTDQGLLMTPHIEGGDVVEPLGERVLGRVIARDVFKPGTEDVIVPAGTLVDEKWVEFIELNSIDEVIVRSPISCETRYGICAKCYGRDLARGHQVNIGEAVGVIAAQSIGEPGTQLTMRTFHIGGAASRTSAADSVQVKNGGMVRLHNLKQVERADGNLVAVSRSGELAIADEFGRERERYKLPYGAVISVKEGEKVEAGAIVAKWDPHTHPIVTELKGTVTFVGMEENITIKRQTDELTGLTNIEVLDVKDRPAAGKEIRPAIKMVDANGKDLYLPGTDVPAQYFLPANALVGVADGAQIGVGDVIARIPQETSKTRDITGGLPRVADLFEARRPKEASILAEVSGTIAFGKETKGKRRLVITPTDGSDPYEELIPKWRHLNVFEGEQVNRGEVISDGPSDPHDILRLLGVSALAKYIVNEIQDVYRLQGVKINDKHIETILRQMLRKVEISESGDSSFIKGDQMELTQVLVENERLAGEDKFISKFTRVLLGITKASLSTESFISAASFQETTRVLTEAAVTGKRDYLRGLKENVVVGRLIPAGTGLAYHSERKRRRDADKPLRVSASEVEAALTEALNSSGN from the coding sequence TTGAAAGACCTACTGAATTTGCTGAAAAACCAGGGTCAAGTCGAAGAGTTCGACGCCATCCGCATCGGTCTGGCGTCGCCTGAAATGATCCGTTCGTGGTCGTTCGGTGAAGTTAAGAAGCCGGAAACCATCAACTACCGTACGTTCAAACCTGAGCGTGACGGCCTGTTCTGCGCCAAGATCTTTGGCCCAGTCAAGGACTACGAGTGCCTGTGCGGCAAGTACAAGCGCCTCAAGCACCGCGGTGTGATCTGCGAGAAGTGCGGCGTTGAAGTTGCCCTGGCCAAGGTTCGTCGTGAGCGCATGGCGCACATCGAACTGGCCTCGCCGGTCGCCCACATCTGGTTCCTGAAGTCGCTGCCGTCCCGTATCGGCCTGCTGATGGACATGACCCTGCGTGACATCGAGCGCGTGCTCTACTTCGAGAGCTACGTGGTGATCGATCCAGGCATGACCACCCTCGAGAAGGGTCAGCTGCTGAACGACGAGCAGTACTTCGAAGCGCTGGAAGAGTTCGGTGACGACTTCGACGCCCGCATGGGTGCCGAGGCTGTCCGCGAGCTGCTGCACGCGATCGACCTGGAGCACGAGATTGGCCGTCTGCGTGAAGAAATTCCGCAAACCAACTCGGAAACCAAGATCAAGAAGCTGTCCAAGCGCCTGAAGCTGATGGAAGCTTTCCAGGGCTCGGGCAACCTGCCTGAGTGGATGGTCCTGACCGTCCTGCCAGTGCTGCCGCCGGACCTGCGTCCGCTGGTTCCGCTGGATGGTGGCCGCTTTGCGACCTCCGACCTGAACGACCTGTATCGTCGGGTGATCAACCGTAACAACCGTCTGAAGCGCCTGCTCGATCTGTCGGCGCCGGACATCATCGTGCGCAACGAAAAGCGCATGCTGCAGGAAGCAGTCGATGCCCTGCTCGACAACGGTCGTCGCGGTCGCGCCATCACTGGCTCGAACAAGCGTCCGCTGAAGTCGCTGGCCGACATGATCAAAGGTAAGCAAGGTCGCTTCCGTCAGAACTTGCTCGGTAAGCGCGTGGACTACTCCGGTCGTTCGGTAATTACCGTAGGTCCGACCCTGCGTCTGCATCAGTGCGGTCTGCCGAAGAAGATGGCCCTCGAGCTGTTCAAGCCGTTCATTTTCGGCAAGCTGGAAATGCGTGGTCTGGCGACCACCATCAAGGCGGCCAAGAAGATGGTCGAGCGCGAGTTGCCAGAGGTCTGGGACGTTCTCGCCGAAGTCATCCGCGAACACCCCGTCCTGCTGAACCGTGCACCGACGCTGCACCGTCTGGGTATCCAGGCGTTCGAGCCGGTGCTGATCGAAGGCAAGGCGATCCAGCTGCACCCGCTGGTCTGTGCTGCGTACAACGCCGACTTCGACGGTGACCAGATGGCCGTTCACGTGCCGCTGACCCTGGAAGCCCAGCTCGAAGCGCGCGCGCTGATGATGTCGACCAACAACATCCTGTCGCCAGCCAACGGTGAGCCGATCATCGTTCCTTCGCAGGACGTCGTACTGGGTCTGTACTACATGACCCGCGAAGCCATCAACGCCAAGGGCGAAGGTCGCGTGTTCGCCGACCTGCAGGAAGTCGACCGCGTATTCCGCGCCGGCGAGGCTGCCCTGCACGCGAAAATCAAGGTCCGTATCAACGAGACCGTGAAAGACCGTGATGGCAGCGTCACCAAGAACACCCGTATCGTCGACACCACCGTTGGCCGTGCGCTGCTGTTCCAGGTCGTTCCGGCAGGTCTGCCGTACGACGTGGTCAACCAGCCCATGAAGAAGAAGGCGATCTCCAAGCTGATCAACCAGTGCTACCGCGTGGTTGGTCTGAAAGAGACCGTGATCTTCGCTGACCAGCTGATGTACACCGGTTTCGCTTACTCGACCATTTCCGGCGTCTCGATCGGTGTTAACGACTTCGTTATCCCGGACGAAAAAGCCCGCATTATCGGTACTGCCACCGATGAAGTGAAGGAAATCGAGAGCCAGTACGCCTCCGGCCTGGTTACCCAGGGCGAGAAGTACAACAAGGTCATCGACTTGTGGTCGAAGGCGAACGACGAAGTGTCCAAGGCGATGATGGCCAACCTCTCGAAAGAGAAGGTCATCGACCGTGAGGGCAAGGAAGTCGAGCAAGAGTCCTTCAACTCGATGTACATGATGGCTGACTCGGGTGCGCGGGGTTCCGCTGCACAGATTCGTCAGCTGGCTGGTATGCGTGGTCTGATGGCCAAGCCGGACGGCTCGATCATCGAGACGCCGATCACTGCGAACTTCCGTGAAGGTCTGAGCGTACTGCAGTACTTCATCTCGACCCACGGTGCTCGTAAAGGTCTGGCGGATACCGCACTGAAGACTGCGAACTCCGGTTACCTGACTCGCCGTCTGGTAGACGTGGCGCAGGATCTGGTCGTGACCGAGATCGACTGCGGCACCGACCAGGGCCTGTTGATGACGCCGCACATCGAAGGTGGCGACGTTGTAGAGCCGCTGGGTGAGCGTGTTCTGGGTCGTGTCATCGCCCGCGACGTGTTCAAGCCTGGTACCGAGGACGTCATCGTTCCTGCTGGCACCCTGGTCGACGAGAAGTGGGTCGAGTTCATCGAGCTGAACAGCATCGACGAAGTGATCGTGCGTTCGCCGATCAGCTGCGAAACCCGCTACGGCATCTGCGCCAAGTGCTACGGTCGTGACCTGGCTCGTGGTCACCAGGTGAACATCGGTGAAGCTGTCGGCGTCATCGCTGCACAGTCGATCGGTGAGCCGGGTACCCAGCTGACCATGCGTACCTTCCACATCGGTGGTGCTGCAAGCCGTACCTCGGCTGCCGACAGCGTCCAGGTGAAGAACGGCGGTATGGTACGTCTGCACAACCTGAAGCAGGTCGAGCGTGCCGATGGCAACCTGGTCGCGGTATCGCGTTCCGGCGAGCTGGCCATTGCCGACGAGTTCGGTCGTGAGCGTGAGCGCTACAAGCTGCCTTACGGTGCCGTGATCTCGGTCAAGGAAGGTGAGAAGGTCGAAGCTGGCGCCATCGTCGCCAAGTGGGACCCGCACACCCACCCGATCGTTACCGAGCTGAAAGGTACCGTGACCTTCGTGGGCATGGAAGAAAACATCACGATCAAGCGCCAGACCGACGAACTGACCGGCCTGACCAACATTGAAGTCCTGGACGTCAAGGATCGCCCTGCTGCTGGCAAGGAAATCCGTCCGGCCATCAAGATGGTCGACGCCAACGGCAAGGATCTGTACCTGCCGGGTACCGACGTACCGGCTCAGTACTTCCTGCCAGCCAACGCCCTCGTCGGTGTGGCTGACGGTGCCCAGATCGGCGTCGGTGACGTTATCGCGCGTATCCCGCAAGAAACGTCGAAGACCCGTGACATCACCGGTGGTCTGCCGCGCGTTGCCGACCTGTTCGAAGCGCGTCGTCCGAAGGAAGCGTCGATCCTGGCTGAAGTCAGCGGTACCATCGCGTTCGGTAAAGAGACCAAGGGCAAGCGTCGCCTGGTCATCACGCCGACCGACGGCAGCGATCCGTACGAAGAGCTGATTCCGAAGTGGCGCCACCTGAACGTCTTCGAAGGCGAACAGGTAAACCGCGGCGAAGTCATCTCCGACGGTCCAAGTGATCCGCACGACATCCTGCGTCTGCTGGGTGTCAGCGCGCTGGCGAAATACATCGTCAACGAGATCCAGGACGTTTACCGTCTGCAGGGCGTGAAGATCAACGACAAGCACATCGAGACCATCCTGCGCCAGATGCTGCGCAAGGTCGAGATCAGCGAGTCGGGCGATTCCAGCTTCATCAAGGGCGACCAGATGGAGCTGACCCAGGTACTGGTAGAGAACGAGCGTCTGGCTGGCGAAGACAAGTTCATCTCCAAGTTCACCCGTGTCCTGCTGGGTATCACCAAGGCGTCGTTGTCGACCGAGTCGTTCATCTCCGCGGCTTCCTTCCAGGAAACCACCCGCGTACTGACCGAAGCGGCGGTAACCGGCAAGCGCGACTACCTGCGCGGCCTGAAAGAGAACGTGGTCGTGGGTCGTCTGATCCCGGCCGGTACCGGTCTGGCGTACCACAGCGAGCGCAAGCGTCGCCGTGATGCCGACAAGCCGCTGCGTGTGAGCGCCAGTGAGGTGGAAGCCGCACTGACCGAAGCGCTGAACTCCAGCGGTAACTAA
- the rplK gene encoding 50S ribosomal protein L11, whose product MAKKIQAYIKLQVKAGQANPSPPVGPALGQHGVNIMEFCKAFNARTQGQEAGLPTPVIITVYSDRSFTFETKSTPASVLLKKAAGLTSGSARPNTVKVGTVTRAQLEDIAKAKQADLTAADLDAAVRTIAGSARSMGLNVEGV is encoded by the coding sequence ATGGCTAAGAAGATTCAGGCTTACATCAAGCTGCAAGTAAAGGCCGGCCAGGCCAACCCAAGCCCACCCGTTGGTCCAGCACTGGGTCAACACGGTGTGAACATCATGGAATTCTGCAAGGCCTTCAACGCCCGTACTCAGGGTCAAGAAGCCGGCCTGCCGACTCCTGTGATCATCACTGTTTACAGTGACCGTAGCTTCACCTTCGAAACCAAGAGCACCCCTGCCTCGGTTCTGCTGAAGAAAGCTGCTGGCCTGACCAGTGGTTCGGCCCGTCCGAACACCGTCAAGGTCGGTACCGTCACCCGCGCTCAGCTGGAAGATATCGCCAAGGCAAAACAGGCTGATCTGACCGCCGCTGACCTGGATGCAGCTGTACGCACCATCGCTGGCTCTGCCCGCAGCATGGGCCTGAACGTGGAGGGTGTGTAA
- the rpoB gene encoding DNA-directed RNA polymerase subunit beta, translating to MAYSYTEKKRIRKDFSKLPDVMDVPYLLAIQLDSYREFLQAGASKDQFRDVGLHAAFKSVFPIISYSGNAALEYVGYRLGEPAFDVKECVLRGVTFAVPLRVKVRLIIFDKESSNKAIKDIKEQEVYMGEIPLMTENGTFVINGTERVIVSQLHRSPGVFFDHDRGKTHSSGKLLYSARIIPYRGSWLDFEFDPKDCVFVRIDRRRKLPASVLLRALGYSTEEILDTFYTTNVFHVSGEKLSLELVAQRLRGEVAVMDITDETGKVIVEQGRRITARHINQIEKAGVKQLDVPLEYMIGRTTAKAIVHPATGEILAECNTELTTDLLVKIAKAQVVRIETLYTNDIDCGPFIADTLKIDTTSNQLEALVEIYRMMRPGEPPTKDAAETLFNNLFFSAERYDLSAVGRMKFNRRIGRTEIEGSGVLSKEDIVDVLKTLVDIRNGKGIVDDIDHLGNRRVRCVGEMAENQFRVGLVRVERAVKERLSMAESEGLMPQDLINAKPVAAAVKEFFGSSQLSQFMDQNNPLSEITHKRRVSALGPGGLTRERAGFEVRDVHPTHYGRVCPIETPEGPNIGLINSLAAYARTNQYGFLESPYRVVKEGVVTDDIVFLSAIEEADHVIAQASAAMNEQKHLIDELVAVRHLNEFTVKAPEDVTLMDVSPKQVVSVAASLIPFLEHDDANRALMGSNMQRQAVPTLRADKPLVGTGMERNVARDSGVCVVARRGGVIDSVDASRIVVRVADDEVETGEAGVDIYNLTKYTRSNQNTCINQRPLVSKGDVVARGDIMADGPSTDMGELALGQNMRIAFMAWNGFNFEDSICLSERVVQEDRFTTIHIQELTCVARDTKLGPEEITADIPNVGEAALNKLDEAGIVYVGAEVGAGDILVGKVTPKGETQLTPEEKLLRAIFGEKASDVKDTSLRVPTGTKGTVIDVQVFTRDGVERDSRALAIEKMQLDEIRKDLNEEFRIVEGATFERLRSALNGQVVDGGAGLKKGTVITDDVLNGLEHGQWFKLRMAEDALNEQLEKAQQYIVDRRRLLDDKFEDKKRKLQQGDDLAPGVLKIVKVYLAIRRRIQPGDKMAGRHGNKGVVSVIMPVEDMPHDANGTPVDVVLNPLGVPSRMNVGQILETHLGLAAKGLGEKIDRMIEEQRKAAELRTFLTEIYNEIGGRQENLDEFSDAEIFALANNLKKGVPMATPVFDGAKEREIKAMLKLADLPESGQMVLFDGRTGNKFERPVTVGYMYMLKLNHLVDDKMHARSTGSYSLVTQQPLGGKAQFGGQRFGEMEVWALEAYGAAYTLQEMLTVKSDDVNGRTKMYKNIVDGDHRMEPGMPESFNVLIKEIRSLGIDIDLETE from the coding sequence ATGGCTTACTCATACACTGAGAAAAAACGTATCCGCAAGGACTTTAGCAAGTTGCCGGACGTCATGGATGTGCCGTATCTCCTGGCCATCCAGCTGGATTCGTATCGCGAATTCCTGCAGGCGGGAGCATCCAAGGATCAGTTTCGCGACGTCGGTCTGCATGCGGCCTTCAAATCGGTATTCCCGATCATCAGCTACTCCGGCAATGCTGCCCTGGAGTACGTAGGCTATCGCCTGGGCGAGCCTGCCTTCGATGTGAAGGAATGTGTCCTGCGTGGCGTGACCTTCGCGGTCCCACTGCGGGTCAAGGTGCGCCTGATCATCTTCGACAAGGAATCGTCGAACAAAGCGATCAAGGACATCAAAGAGCAAGAAGTCTACATGGGTGAAATTCCCCTGATGACTGAGAACGGTACCTTCGTTATCAACGGTACCGAGCGTGTGATCGTTTCCCAGCTGCACCGTTCGCCTGGTGTGTTCTTCGACCACGACCGTGGCAAGACTCACAGCTCCGGCAAGCTGCTGTACTCCGCTCGCATCATTCCTTACCGCGGCTCCTGGCTCGACTTCGAGTTCGATCCGAAGGACTGCGTGTTCGTCCGTATCGACCGTCGCCGCAAGCTGCCGGCCTCCGTACTGCTGCGCGCCCTGGGCTACAGCACCGAAGAGATCCTGGACACCTTCTATACCACCAACGTGTTCCACGTTTCCGGTGAGAAGCTGAGCCTGGAGCTGGTTGCCCAGCGTCTGCGCGGTGAAGTTGCGGTAATGGACATCACCGACGAGACCGGCAAGGTCATCGTCGAGCAAGGCCGCCGTATCACTGCGCGCCACATCAACCAGATCGAGAAAGCTGGCGTCAAGCAGCTGGACGTTCCGCTCGAGTACATGATTGGCCGTACCACTGCCAAGGCCATCGTGCACCCGGCAACTGGTGAAATCCTGGCCGAGTGCAACACCGAGCTGACCACCGATCTGCTGGTCAAGATCGCCAAGGCCCAGGTCGTCCGCATCGAGACCCTGTACACCAACGACATCGATTGCGGTCCGTTCATCGCCGACACGCTGAAGATCGATACCACCAGCAACCAGCTGGAAGCGTTGGTCGAAATCTATCGCATGATGCGTCCAGGCGAGCCACCAACCAAGGACGCCGCCGAGACCCTGTTCAACAACCTGTTCTTCAGCGCCGAGCGTTACGACCTGTCCGCCGTAGGCCGCATGAAGTTCAACCGTCGTATCGGTCGCACCGAGATCGAAGGTTCGGGCGTGCTGAGCAAGGAAGACATCGTCGATGTACTGAAGACCCTGGTCGACATCCGTAACGGCAAGGGCATCGTCGACGACATCGACCACCTGGGTAACCGTCGCGTGCGTTGTGTCGGCGAGATGGCCGAGAACCAGTTCCGCGTTGGCCTGGTGCGCGTCGAGCGTGCGGTCAAAGAGCGTCTGTCGATGGCCGAAAGCGAAGGCCTGATGCCGCAGGACCTGATCAACGCCAAGCCGGTTGCGGCGGCGGTGAAGGAGTTCTTCGGTTCCAGCCAGCTCTCGCAGTTCATGGACCAGAACAACCCGCTCTCCGAGATCACCCACAAGCGTCGTGTCTCCGCACTCGGCCCTGGCGGTCTGACCCGTGAGCGTGCCGGCTTCGAAGTCCGTGACGTACACCCGACCCACTACGGCCGCGTGTGCCCGATCGAAACGCCGGAAGGTCCGAACATCGGTCTGATCAACTCCCTGGCGGCCTACGCCCGCACCAACCAGTACGGCTTCCTGGAAAGCCCGTACCGTGTGGTGAAAGAGGGTGTGGTCACCGACGACATCGTGTTCCTGTCGGCGATCGAAGAAGCTGATCACGTCATCGCCCAGGCTTCGGCTGCGATGAACGAGCAGAAGCACCTGATCGACGAGCTGGTAGCGGTCCGTCACCTGAACGAATTCACCGTCAAGGCGCCGGAAGACGTCACCCTGATGGACGTTTCGCCGAAGCAGGTTGTTTCCGTTGCTGCCTCGCTGATTCCGTTCCTCGAGCACGACGACGCCAACCGTGCGTTGATGGGTTCGAACATGCAGCGTCAGGCTGTACCGACCCTGCGTGCCGACAAGCCGCTGGTAGGTACCGGCATGGAGCGCAACGTCGCCCGTGACTCCGGCGTCTGCGTCGTGGCTCGCCGTGGTGGTGTGATCGACTCGGTCGACGCCAGCCGTATCGTCGTGCGTGTAGCTGACGACGAAGTCGAGACCGGTGAAGCAGGTGTGGATATCTACAACCTGACCAAGTACACCCGTTCGAACCAGAACACCTGCATCAACCAGCGCCCGCTGGTGAGCAAGGGTGATGTGGTTGCGCGTGGCGACATCATGGCTGACGGTCCGTCCACCGATATGGGTGAACTGGCACTGGGCCAGAACATGCGCATCGCGTTCATGGCGTGGAACGGCTTCAACTTCGAAGACTCCATCTGCCTGTCCGAGCGTGTGGTTCAGGAAGACCGCTTCACCACGATCCACATCCAGGAACTGACCTGTGTGGCTCGTGACACCAAGCTTGGCCCAGAGGAAATCACCGCGGACATCCCGAACGTGGGTGAGGCTGCGCTGAACAAGCTGGACGAAGCCGGTATCGTCTACGTCGGTGCCGAAGTCGGCGCCGGTGACATCCTGGTCGGCAAGGTCACTCCGAAAGGCGAGACCCAGCTGACGCCGGAAGAGAAACTGCTGCGTGCGATCTTCGGTGAGAAGGCCAGCGACGTCAAAGACACTTCCCTGCGCGTGCCGACCGGCACCAAGGGCACCGTCATCGACGTACAGGTCTTCACCCGTGATGGCGTCGAGCGCGACAGCCGCGCCCTGGCCATCGAGAAGATGCAGCTGGACGAGATCCGCAAGGACCTCAACGAAGAGTTCCGCATCGTCGAAGGCGCGACCTTCGAGCGTCTGCGTTCGGCTCTGAACGGCCAGGTGGTCGACGGTGGTGCGGGCCTGAAGAAAGGCACCGTGATCACTGACGACGTACTGAACGGTCTGGAGCACGGCCAGTGGTTCAAACTGCGGATGGCCGAAGATGCACTGAACGAGCAGCTGGAAAAGGCTCAGCAGTACATCGTAGATCGTCGCCGTCTGCTGGACGACAAGTTCGAAGACAAGAAGCGCAAGCTGCAGCAGGGCGATGACCTGGCTCCAGGCGTACTGAAGATCGTCAAGGTCTACCTGGCAATCCGCCGTCGCATCCAGCCGGGTGACAAGATGGCCGGTCGTCACGGTAACAAGGGTGTCGTCTCGGTGATCATGCCGGTAGAAGACATGCCGCACGACGCCAACGGTACTCCGGTCGACGTCGTACTGAACCCGCTGGGCGTACCTTCGCGTATGAACGTCGGTCAGATTCTCGAAACCCACCTGGGCCTGGCGGCCAAAGGTCTGGGCGAGAAGATCGACCGCATGATCGAAGAACAGCGCAAGGCAGCCGAGCTGCGTACCTTCCTGACCGAGATCTATAACGAGATCGGTGGTCGTCAGGAAAACCTCGACGAGTTCTCCGACGCAGAGATCTTCGCCCTGGCCAACAACCTCAAGAAAGGTGTGCCGATGGCGACGCCTGTCTTCGACGGTGCCAAGGAGCGTGAGATCAAGGCCATGCTGAAGCTGGCCGACCTGCCAGAGAGCGGCCAGATGGTGCTGTTCGACGGCCGTACCGGCAACAAGTTCGAGCGTCCTGTGACCGTTGGCTACATGTACATGCTCAAGCTGAACCACTTGGTGGACGACAAGATGCACGCGCGTTCCACTGGTTCCTACAGCCTGGTTACCCAGCAGCCGTTGGGTGGTAAGGCGCAGTTCGGTGGTCAGCGTTTCGGGGAGATGGAAGTGTGGGCGCTGGAAGCATACGGCGCGGCATACACCCTGCAAGAAATGCTCACAGTGAAGTCGGACGACGTGAACGGCCGTACCAAGATGTACAAGAACATCGTGGATGGCGATCACCGTATGGAGCCGGGCATGCCCGAGTCCTTCAACGTGTTGATCAAAGAGATCCGTTCGCTCGGTATCGATATCGATCTGGAAACCGAATAA
- the rplJ gene encoding 50S ribosomal protein L10 gives MAIKLEDKKAIVAEVNEAAKVALSAVVADARGVTVGAMTGLRKEAREAGVYVRVVRNTLLKRAVADTEFSVLNDAFTGPTLIAFSNEHPGAAARLFKEFAKGQDKFEIKAAAFDGKFLAANQIDVLATLPTRDEAIAQLMSVIQGATSKLARTLAALRDQKEAAAA, from the coding sequence GTGGCAATTAAACTCGAAGACAAGAAGGCCATCGTCGCTGAAGTCAACGAGGCTGCCAAAGTCGCTCTGTCCGCTGTCGTGGCCGATGCCCGTGGTGTGACTGTAGGCGCAATGACCGGACTCCGTAAAGAGGCTCGTGAAGCTGGCGTATACGTGCGTGTCGTACGTAACACCCTGCTCAAGCGCGCTGTTGCTGACACTGAATTCAGTGTCCTCAACGACGCCTTCACCGGCCCTACCCTGATTGCGTTCTCCAACGAACACCCGGGCGCTGCTGCCCGTCTGTTCAAGGAATTCGCCAAGGGTCAGGACAAGTTCGAGATCAAGGCAGCTGCGTTCGACGGCAAGTTCCTTGCCGCTAACCAGATCGACGTGCTGGCAACCCTGCCAACTCGCGACGAGGCTATCGCACAGCTGATGAGCGTAATCCAAGGTGCAACCAGCAAGCTGGCTCGTACCCTGGCAGCTCTGCGCGACCAGAAAGAAGCCGCTGCTGCCTAA
- the rplL gene encoding 50S ribosomal protein L7/L12: MSLTNEQIIEAIGQKTVLEIVELIKAMEETFGVTAAAAVAAGPAAAAAVVEEQTEFNVVLVEAGDKKVNVIKAVRELTGLGLKEAKEKVDGAPQVVAEGVSKEAAEDAKKKLEEAGAKVELK; this comes from the coding sequence ATGTCTCTGACTAACGAGCAAATCATCGAAGCAATCGGCCAGAAAACCGTTCTGGAAATTGTTGAACTGATCAAAGCAATGGAAGAAACCTTCGGCGTTACCGCTGCTGCCGCTGTTGCCGCTGGCCCAGCTGCTGCCGCCGCCGTTGTTGAAGAGCAGACCGAGTTCAACGTTGTCCTGGTTGAAGCCGGCGACAAGAAAGTGAACGTCATCAAAGCCGTTCGCGAACTGACCGGTCTGGGCCTGAAAGAAGCCAAAGAGAAAGTCGATGGCGCTCCTCAGGTTGTAGCTGAAGGCGTTTCGAAAGAAGCCGCTGAAGACGCTAAGAAGAAGCTGGAAGAAGCTGGCGCTAAAGTCGAGCTGAAGTAA